Proteins co-encoded in one Waddlia chondrophila WSU 86-1044 genomic window:
- a CDS encoding IS3 family transposase, whose translation MKRKRPEIRRKIDDVLAERIAQIKMEHPFWGYRRVWASLRYRDGIPCNLKRIYRIMKERNLLCAKKMRPKTADRHHRPKPKAEKPNQIWGTDMTKVFVEGDGWTYITVVLDWYTKKIVGLKSGRRSKSIDWLEALDRALNTQFPEGARGKGLKLVSENGCQPTSEAYMRYCSKVDVEQIYTSYNNPKGNAETERFMRTMKEELLWLKEWRSSEELSKELQSWVLKYNSDYLHSTLKYRSPNEMEKHYYKCEAA comes from the coding sequence GTGAAGAGAAAACGTCCTGAGATAAGAAGAAAAATCGATGATGTCCTCGCCGAAAGAATTGCTCAGATAAAAATGGAGCACCCCTTTTGGGGTTACAGGCGAGTATGGGCAAGTTTGCGTTATAGAGATGGAATACCGTGCAATTTGAAACGCATTTATCGAATTATGAAAGAGCGAAATCTTCTTTGCGCCAAAAAAATGAGGCCTAAAACTGCTGATAGACATCATCGACCGAAGCCCAAGGCGGAAAAACCTAATCAGATATGGGGAACAGACATGACAAAAGTTTTTGTCGAAGGCGATGGCTGGACTTACATAACAGTTGTACTTGACTGGTACACGAAAAAAATTGTGGGGTTGAAGTCTGGAAGGCGCTCTAAGTCAATAGACTGGCTAGAAGCATTAGACCGGGCGCTTAACACGCAATTTCCAGAAGGGGCCCGTGGCAAAGGACTAAAACTTGTCTCAGAAAACGGATGTCAGCCCACTTCAGAGGCTTATATGCGTTACTGCTCAAAAGTAGATGTAGAGCAAATTTACACAAGCTACAACAATCCAAAGGGAAATGCAGAGACCGAGCGATTCATGCGCACCATGAAAGAGGAGCTTTTATGGCTAAAAGAATGGAGGTCTTCAGAAGAACTCTCAAAAGAATTGCAAAGTTGGGTTCTGAAATACAATTCCGATTACCTGCACTCTACTTTGAAATACCGATCTCCAAATGAAATGGAAAAACATTATTATAAATGTGAGGCTGCTTAA
- a CDS encoding transposase, with product MKRRKWTPELKTKIILEGLRGRPLAEICTEYEISQAQFYQWKDCFLNNASRAFEKGKSDQKEARLQKQNNRLKQVVADLTLELKKNDEEWYL from the coding sequence ATGAAACGAAGAAAATGGACTCCTGAATTAAAAACAAAAATTATATTGGAAGGATTAAGGGGTCGTCCCCTTGCCGAAATTTGCACTGAATACGAAATAAGTCAGGCTCAGTTCTACCAATGGAAGGACTGTTTTCTAAACAATGCGAGCCGAGCGTTTGAAAAAGGAAAATCAGACCAAAAGGAAGCACGTCTTCAGAAGCAAAACAATCGTTTGAAACAAGTGGTTGCAGATCTTACTCTCGAGTTAAAAAAAAACGACGAGGAGTGGTATCTGTGA
- a CDS encoding IS5 family transposase: MRKPYPDDLTDKEWEQIKPLLTSSTYRNAGRKPKHSRREMFNAIFYLLRTGCQWRHLPHDFPPWTAVQGQYSRWKRKGVFHMVHDYLRRRLRILLGKAEDASAGIADSQSVKTTEKGGLRAMTEVKKSRVEKGI; encoded by the coding sequence ATGCGCAAACCTTATCCGGATGACCTAACAGACAAAGAGTGGGAGCAAATCAAGCCACTTTTAACCAGCTCAACTTACCGTAATGCCGGCAGGAAGCCAAAGCACTCTCGACGGGAAATGTTTAATGCTATCTTTTACCTTTTGAGAACAGGATGCCAATGGAGACATCTCCCTCATGATTTTCCTCCATGGACAGCTGTACAGGGCCAATATTCTCGTTGGAAAAGAAAGGGAGTTTTTCACATGGTTCACGATTATTTACGTAGAAGATTGCGAATTCTTCTTGGTAAAGCCGAGGATGCAAGCGCGGGTATAGCAGATAGCCAGTCTGTAAAAACAACAGAAAAAGGGGGCTTAAGGGCTATGACGGAGGTAAAAAAATCAAGGGTCGAAAAAGGCATATAG
- a CDS encoding IS256 family transposase, with protein sequence MKNDVISLDKFHATSEMNSLLEQTLREGARLLLQQAIENEVNEYLESMKGRRDFEGRKQFVRNGYLPEREVQTGIGPISVKQPRIRNREESSEGYSSAILPKYLRRVPSLDAVIPALYLRGISTSNFQDALEAIMGKDAKGLSAANITRLKQSWEQEYKDWNKRSLEGKRYAYIWVDGIYFNVRLGDDRICFLVILGALPNGKKELVAIHNGYRESKISWTEVLESLKRRGLCTAPELAIGDGALGFWSAIEEVFPKTKQQRCWVHKTANVLDKMPKSIQVNAKKAIHEIYMAPTKEDGLAAFEVFLKTYRDKYPKACACLEKDKAQLFTFYNFPAIHWQHVRTTNPIESTFATIRHRTRQTKGCGSVAATLTMVFKLATTAEKKWRKLKGCEMIEKVINGVVFKDGEEVLEKEKVA encoded by the coding sequence ATGAAGAATGATGTCATTTCTTTGGATAAATTTCACGCAACAAGTGAAATGAACAGCTTGCTGGAACAAACATTGAGGGAAGGAGCTCGCCTGTTGCTTCAACAGGCTATTGAAAATGAAGTCAATGAATACCTGGAATCGATGAAAGGCAGGAGGGATTTCGAGGGAAGAAAACAATTTGTCCGCAACGGCTACCTCCCTGAAAGAGAAGTACAAACAGGAATCGGACCGATATCAGTGAAGCAACCTAGAATTCGAAACAGAGAAGAGAGCTCTGAAGGGTACTCAAGCGCAATTCTTCCGAAATATCTAAGGAGGGTGCCATCTCTTGATGCGGTGATTCCAGCTCTTTACCTCAGGGGGATTTCTACAAGCAATTTCCAGGATGCACTTGAAGCGATCATGGGCAAGGATGCGAAAGGATTATCCGCAGCTAACATCACTCGTTTAAAACAATCTTGGGAGCAGGAATACAAAGACTGGAACAAGCGCTCTCTTGAAGGAAAGCGCTACGCTTACATCTGGGTAGATGGGATCTATTTCAATGTTCGTCTTGGAGATGACCGAATTTGCTTTCTCGTGATTCTTGGCGCTCTTCCTAATGGTAAAAAGGAACTTGTGGCGATCCACAATGGTTATAGAGAGAGCAAAATTTCCTGGACAGAGGTATTGGAGAGTTTGAAGCGGCGCGGGCTGTGTACAGCTCCTGAGCTTGCGATAGGAGATGGTGCGCTTGGATTTTGGTCGGCAATAGAGGAAGTTTTTCCGAAGACAAAGCAGCAGCGGTGTTGGGTGCATAAAACGGCCAATGTGCTGGATAAAATGCCCAAAAGTATTCAAGTGAATGCGAAAAAGGCCATTCATGAAATTTATATGGCCCCTACCAAAGAAGATGGACTGGCGGCGTTTGAGGTGTTTTTAAAAACATACCGAGACAAATACCCCAAAGCCTGTGCTTGTCTTGAGAAGGATAAGGCGCAACTGTTTACCTTCTACAATTTTCCGGCGATCCATTGGCAGCACGTCAGGACAACTAACCCGATTGAATCGACTTTTGCAACAATAAGACACCGGACAAGGCAAACCAAAGGCTGCGGTTCAGTGGCTGCCACTTTGACAATGGTATTCAAGCTGGCTACTACAGCCGAGAAAAAATGGAGAAAACTCAAAGGTTGTGAAATGATTGAAAAAGTAATCAACGGAGTGGTCTTTAAAGATGGAGAAGAGGTTCTGGAAAAAGAAAAAGTAGCTTAA
- a CDS encoding glycogen debranching protein gives MQTRESSGKSKPYGSKRDSKGVNFAIYSRLATEAALCLFHFDDRRPFKEIPLDPQINRTGYVWHIYVENLPRRLCYAYRFKKGKGKVFTDYYDYQRLVIDPYAKGLATSSVWGEGIGEMPLGLVDEELIFDWEGDRPLNLPREEMMIYEMHIRGFTNHSSSNALWRGKFLGAVEKIPYLKSLGVNAVKLMPINEFNELEYFRYNPLNGEKLVNYWGYSPLHYFSPMNRYASIDEFGQSILDFKTMVKEFHRNGIEVILDIVLNHTGESDQEPFSFFGIDPQTYYLFDDQHEKMDFTGCGNTINSNHPIVRDFIKDCLRYWVSEMHVDGFRFDLAGVMFRGVHGEPLKNPPLIDAISNDPILAATKLIAEPWDAAGLYLLGKFYPREERWSEWNDVYRDVVRQFIKGDKGKNRSFATRLCGSDDIFGRSRTPRSSVNFISAHDGFTLRDLVTYNQKDNTSNGENNRDGHPANFSWNCGEEGETDDQEINDLRVRQMKNFHLALMLSQGIPMLLMGNEYGHTRFGNNNSWCQDNEMNWFLWNELELQGDFFRFYRMCIQFRARHPQLRRGRYLTPEDIVWHGKQPDHPDWDGDTQFLAYLLVDEVQSHHLFAAYNPSAENKEVTLPQGEWKLIADTSLSSPDDFRDEEEAPFLPSQEYLLKPYSIALLQC, from the coding sequence GTGCAAACGCGTGAATCTTCCGGAAAGAGTAAACCTTATGGATCTAAGAGGGATTCTAAAGGGGTAAATTTTGCGATCTATTCCCGATTGGCGACGGAAGCGGCTTTGTGTTTGTTTCATTTTGATGATCGTCGTCCGTTTAAAGAGATTCCCCTCGACCCGCAAATTAACCGGACAGGTTATGTTTGGCATATTTATGTGGAGAATCTACCCCGTCGCCTTTGCTATGCATACCGTTTTAAAAAAGGTAAAGGGAAGGTCTTTACTGACTATTACGATTATCAACGGCTGGTCATAGATCCTTATGCCAAAGGGCTGGCAACTTCGTCTGTTTGGGGAGAGGGAATTGGAGAGATGCCTCTTGGCCTGGTTGATGAGGAATTGATCTTTGACTGGGAAGGGGATCGACCTTTGAACCTTCCTCGCGAAGAGATGATGATTTATGAGATGCATATCAGGGGATTTACCAACCATTCGTCAAGCAATGCTCTTTGGCGCGGGAAATTTTTGGGAGCTGTAGAGAAGATTCCCTATTTAAAAAGTCTGGGTGTCAATGCTGTTAAATTGATGCCTATCAACGAGTTCAATGAGCTGGAGTACTTCAGGTACAATCCATTAAATGGGGAAAAGCTGGTTAATTATTGGGGATACTCCCCTTTGCATTATTTTTCTCCCATGAACAGATACGCATCCATTGATGAATTTGGGCAATCGATTCTTGATTTCAAAACGATGGTTAAGGAGTTTCATCGAAATGGCATTGAGGTGATTCTCGATATTGTTTTGAACCATACAGGGGAGAGCGATCAGGAACCCTTTTCGTTTTTTGGCATCGATCCGCAAACGTACTATCTGTTTGATGATCAGCATGAAAAGATGGATTTCACAGGCTGTGGCAATACGATCAACAGCAATCACCCGATTGTGCGGGATTTTATCAAAGATTGCTTACGCTACTGGGTATCTGAAATGCATGTTGATGGGTTCCGTTTCGATTTAGCCGGCGTGATGTTCAGAGGAGTTCATGGGGAACCTCTTAAGAACCCCCCATTGATTGATGCCATTTCCAACGATCCGATCCTTGCTGCAACTAAGCTGATTGCAGAGCCGTGGGATGCTGCGGGGCTTTATTTGTTGGGTAAGTTTTATCCAAGAGAGGAAAGATGGAGCGAATGGAATGATGTTTACCGAGATGTGGTCAGGCAATTTATTAAAGGGGATAAGGGAAAAAATCGAAGCTTTGCTACCAGGTTGTGCGGTTCGGATGATATTTTCGGAAGGAGCCGTACGCCGCGATCCAGTGTGAATTTTATTTCAGCACATGATGGTTTTACCTTGCGGGATCTTGTCACTTACAATCAAAAAGACAACACATCTAATGGGGAAAACAACAGAGACGGGCACCCTGCGAACTTTAGCTGGAACTGCGGAGAGGAAGGGGAAACCGATGACCAGGAGATCAATGACTTGCGGGTCAGGCAAATGAAAAACTTTCATTTGGCTCTCATGCTGTCGCAAGGCATTCCGATGCTTTTAATGGGAAATGAGTATGGACACACCCGTTTCGGGAATAACAATAGCTGGTGTCAAGATAATGAGATGAATTGGTTTCTCTGGAATGAGTTGGAATTGCAGGGAGATTTTTTTCGCTTTTACCGGATGTGTATTCAATTCCGAGCACGTCATCCGCAATTGAGAAGGGGGCGTTATTTGACTCCAGAGGATATTGTTTGGCATGGCAAACAGCCTGATCATCCGGATTGGGATGGGGATACTCAATTTCTTGCCTACTTACTAGTTGATGAAGTGCAGTCGCATCATTTGTTTGCCGCATACAATCCGAGTGCAGAAAATAAGGAAGTGACGCTTCCTCAGGGGGAGTGGAAGCTTATTGCCGACACGTCATTAAGTTCGCCTGATGACTTCCGGGATGAGGAGGAGGCGCCTTTTCTGCCAAGTCAGGAGTATTTGCTAAAGCCCTACAGTATTGCATTGCTTCAATGCTAA